The segment TGGAGGTTTCGGTGCTGGTGGCGCGAGTTCTTCTAGTTTTGCTTCAGCTTCTTCATCAGCTTCTGCTGGTGGCTTTGGCGGTGCTGGTCATGGTCATGGTGCTGCTGGCAGTTATGGCGGTAGCGGTTCTTACGGTGGCGGCATTAGCAGTTCTTCCTCATCTTCCACCCAAATTTCAGCTGGCGGTGCTGTAGGAGGAGGTCACAAACATGGTCATGGTCACGGTTCTGCTGGTTTGGGGCTTGGTCTTGGCGTAGGTAATGGTAACGCTTTTGGTCACCACCATGGTGCTTCGGGATCTGCTGGACTTGGTCTGGGTCTCGGCAATGGTAATGGTAAAGGTAATGCNNNNNNNNNNNNNNNNNNNNNNNNNNNNNNNNNNNNNNNNNNNNNNNNNNNNNNNNNNNNNNNNNNNNNNNNNNNNNNNNNNNNNNNNNNNNNNNNNNNNaagtccgtttttctcgaaaactataagagaaaaccgatattttgagtgaaaacataaaagtccgtttttctcaaaaactataagagatacagcaaaaacaagcgaaatctgtgatcacatttatttcctacgga is part of the Lucilia cuprina isolate Lc7/37 chromosome 3, ASM2204524v1, whole genome shotgun sequence genome and harbors:
- the LOC111676127 gene encoding glycine-rich cell wall structural protein 1-like, producing MRGVAVLGLITIGVALTNAYGVSLGGNLGGLGGGLNVGLGSGHGSFGGGYGGHKHGGIGGGFGAGGASSSSFASASSSASAGGFGGAGHGHGAAGSYGGSGSYGGGISSSSSSSTQISAGGAVGGGHKHGHGHGSAGLGLGLGVGNGNAFGHHHGASGSAGLGLGLGNGNGKGNKTDIWS